Proteins encoded together in one Telopea speciosissima isolate NSW1024214 ecotype Mountain lineage chromosome 6, Tspe_v1, whole genome shotgun sequence window:
- the LOC122666110 gene encoding 50S ribosomal protein L5, chloroplastic: MMYSFLDRLINLALPRTRDFQGVNPNSFDGHGNYSIGIREQSVFPEIRFDAISKPRGMDVCITTTAKTDKEGQKLLALMGMPFREGGGQTSVMRKKKLKAHHFDSKSKGRR, translated from the coding sequence ATGATGTATTCTTTTTTGGATCGGCTGATAAACTTGGCACTTCCTAGGACAAGGGATTTCCAAGGTGTTAATCCCAACAGTTTTGATGGGCATGGGAATTACAGCATTGGAATTCGTGAGCAGAGTGTGTTCCCTGAAATCAGATTTGATGCCATTAGCAAGCCAAGGGGAATGGATGTTTGCATAACTACAACAGCCAAAACAGACAAGGAAGGTCAGAAATTACTTGCTCTCATGGGAATGCCATTTAGAGAGGGTGGGGGACAAACATCAGTTATGCGCAAGAAGAAGCTGAAGGCTCATCATTTTGATTCAAAATCCAAGGGTCGGAGATAA